Sequence from the Carassius auratus strain Wakin chromosome 32, ASM336829v1, whole genome shotgun sequence genome:
gagagtgtattaaACATCTGTTTCTCGTCATTGTAATTAgtgctttttctgtgttttggCACAACATTTACGAGTCAATCTCAATTCCAGGTTTTCACCCACCCTCAGTGGAACTCTAACACCATCGAAAATGACATTGCCTTGATCAAGCTGACTGCCCCCGTCTCACTGAATGCCCATGTGTCCCCCGTTTGTCTCGCTGAGACTTCAGATGAATTTGCCCCTGGCATGACCTGTGTAACTTCTGGCTGGGGAGTGACCAGATACAATGGTTGGTTATCTGACTAACATATaaccacagtccataatacataCTTGCTCTTGGTTGTAGAtcaatagatatatattttttttcattcaatccGTTTTGCTGTCTCTTTTGAACAGTTCAATgtgtctttgttgaataaaagtaataattactttggcaaaaaacaaaacttaatggtattttacatatatttgcaATAGCTGATATGTTTTACAATTGCttctttattctctctctctctccatgtagCTCTGTTCACCCCTAATGAGCTTCAGCAGGTTGCTTTGCCTCTGTTGTCAAACGAGGACTGTAAGAACTACTGGGGAAGCAACATCCATGACACAATGATTTGTGCAGGTGCTGCTGGTGCCTCCTCTTGCATGGTAAGACAATTGGCCCGTCCAcgcttcttctcttcttctcttccTCTCTAATGTTCTCCCCTAACTGTCTTATGTCCTTCTGTCTGTTTAGGGTGACTCTGGTGGTCCCCTGGTGTGTCAGAAGAGTGATGTCTGGACTCTGGTGGGTATCGTGTCCTGGGGAAGCAGCCGCTGTGACACCAGTATTCCTGGTGTGTACGCCCGGGTCACTGAGCTCCGCAGCTGGGTGGATGAGATTCTGGCTTCCaactaaagaaacaaaatgaGTAGATATTCCTCGACATCACTGCTCAAAACTGAATAGCAGTGGTTTCACCACAGTTAAGGGGTAAtgctaaaaccagcctaattGTGGACAGCTATGAGATGCCTATTACTTTTAgttcaataaatatatacaacatatgtcatgttattgtggatttttaAATCAACGTCTGTCGAGTTTGGTTAGTACAGAcagataatgcaaaaaaaaaactacagtgtaatagatacatttttagtaatttatttctcCAGGTACATAATAACATGTATTTTGTTTGTAATGCGCATCTATGACAGAGGAGGGCGCTAAAGAATCACACAAACTAACAACTGGTATATTTTTGGCAGATCAGGCTACTTATATTCATCTATACAATCTCTGTTTTCTAGTATGCAAACATTGTCAAAAATAGTTAAATGCTTTTAATTGCCAGAGGTAGTCCATTCTTAATGAATTGAATGTTTTTGCCAATGGAGTTTATACTCATATACTTCAAATTAATATCAAAATGAGCATGGgctttattataatagtaaatgtAATTCCCTGATATTATGTggtaatttaatacaaaaatccAACTGAAAGTTGTTTTTGTCTATGCATATTTTGGTGCGTTGACAGCTTCTCACAGGCTCAAACCTTGCAGCCCTTCAGTCTATTAAATAGGAGGTAAAACATCATATAAGGGGTCTCCATGGCAACATCCTGATCTTCCTTGAGACATATATAcaacagtggagtcagctgtttcacagagagatggagaggacAAAAACAAAAGATGAAGCGGAGAGATGAGACAAATAATACAATAGCAGAAgctctttctcttttttgtttctcTGATGATGCCAGTGCTGGAATAAATAGAGTGAAGTGAGAGCCTCAGAACAATAAACcgaaagaaacaacaacaacaacaacaacaataacccAGTAAACACatcttaaatttaaacatgaattgaTGTGCTAAAAGCTTGGGCTTTTCAGTTCTCGGTTAAATGTCAGCtgaataacacaaataaataaaaaaacaacaacaacaacaacaacatgacagCAGTTTCAAGGTGGATGTCGTCTTAAGGTGTCACTCAGAATCAAAATCAAGCAATTGTGGAGCTTCACTTTTCATAAATTTTCCTGCATCATCCACCTTGTGTACACGCAGGTTTGAGACTGACCAGAACTGATCATTCGGTATTAATGTTATACAATTTATTTCAGAACACAGTTTTTCATACATCTTTGGATGACtctgagtttttattattattggttggGGAGGGGAGGAAGGATCAGGAGAATTCAAGGCCATTGAGGACAGCTGGATCAACTGATAAAATAGAATAACTCTTTGCAATTTTGCCTTGGAAACTAATTCCAGTATAGGGTCCAGCTCATCGGAGTGCGGCATATGGCACATAATAATATCTGTGGCTCTGCATAGACCCCTTGCAGAAAGAGATTCATGCGGTTGTCATTGTAATATCTTAACTCTTCTGAATATTTGGACATTTTGAGGGgatttcacaataaataaaaaaattacaattaaagtgTAAAATGTAAGCTAAGTCAACTGagggcaatttttttttcattagtttgaAATTTGTATTCTATTTATAGTTTCTTTACAAGTGTCTTCAGTAAAGGCATCTTTACACAACGTAACACAGGCTGCTCTGTGTCTGCTCAAAATTCTGTGTAGAGACATAATGCAGCATAAAAGCCAGACAAAATTAAGACTGCCCTGATCCACCAACAGCCTAAAGTGTCAAAGTACACCATTATAATtgctgtttaaattaatttataatcatatatgatttataaataaaatcatatataatcAATAGTATGGGAATgattataatttgtaaatatactaTTGATCACTGTtaatcaaaatacattaacattgtaatTTACATAATTCATAACTGATGTCTAAAACAATTGTAGTTCTGTATTAACATTAaccttaaaataaatgctttaaagtaCTGTTTATTGTTAGTTTATGATGAACAAAGCATTAGCTAATGTTAACTAACTGAATTAGCTAATGTTAACTAActaataatgtataatgtatatttagGCAGTACCAATATGTGCAAATGAGCATTTTAATGTAGTGGTGAATGAAAAGCATTTTCATATTGAAGAAAGCACACAGTACAGTAACTTTACTAGGTATATTATCCTGTACTTCCACTGTACATGATGCTAAATTCTCCAGTAAGTGTATTTTTCAATAATTGTATTTCACATGTTTAAAGTTCAATGTACTTTCAATGTTTGAACTCAGATGTTGCTCTGCATTGCTTTCACAATATTGTATTACGGCTCAATAGGACAGAAAGTATGAAAACAAAAGATATGGAATTATTCAATTTATCTGAATGCAATGGCTTTTTTATCACATTTGATTACACGAGCAGTAATTGCATAATGTCTCCATCTTCCCCTTAGTGTatctctttttattttctgtttcattttatTCATAACACTCAGCCTCATCTCCATAATAGTCTAAGTCATTTATTTGCATCActccttctttttcttttacctCTTATTTCTTATTACCTCTTGGTTTGTGTCCTCCCTTGGAAATAATCTGTGAACCTAAGGCACCTACTCCTCAAATGAACTAGATAGCTTTCATGTGTTTTATCTGCCCACAGTTGGAAAGAGAAGATCAAAACTGCCAAAGTCAAAGTCAGCAGGACATGAGAGTAGCAGCCCACCTGGGACACATGAAGTGTGCTATTCTTTGATACTGCTTCTACCTACATAGTGAACGAGTGGatgagtttgtgagtgtgtgaggcTTTAAAAATTCTCCAGTGGTGAGAACTGAGACCCATCCTAAACTTTCACCCAACACCCCTGTCTGTCAATATACCACATTTTGTACCTGTTTCTTTGTTTAGCTACAATCAGATCCTGAAAGAACAGTCCATACAGCCTCTCCATTTGCTCAAGACTTGCTCGCTCGCCCTCACTCTCTCTCCTCGGGCCTGATGATATCAACCTCACTTTTGACTTCTGAAAATCCCATAGTCCCACAGCCTTCATTTTCCATTCCTATTAATTATTTCCTTCACTACGTTCTTATTGTTCACATAATCTTGAGGCGAATTAAATTTACTTTAAGATTTAATCTACAAACACTAATTTACAATGAAAGTTCCAAAATCTTTTCTGGGGctaaatgaaaaatattgaatatacaGCCTATGAACAGCTCTTTATTTAGCCTTAGCATGTTAACTGCAATAATCTCTCTCATTTCAGgcataacataattaaaatatccTGATCCTGGTGGAAAAACACTAGGCTACAAAAATCCAACATTAAATGTCATTAGGGTTAGTCTAGTTTTGTGTATGCATACTGAACACCattatatgtatattgttttaaaatgtccaATGAACACATTGTGTGGTTGCATAACCTCAGCAATGTTCCACTTCAATAAATGAGGAGCATGGCAACATCACTCATCTGTTGACAGCTCTTAACCTTATCAGAACATTGACCAGAAATTATGAAAGGGATGAACTCTCCAACTGACAACTTATAGCAAGACAATTTGGTTTCTGATTcctcacaaataaacaaattgagTGTGCCAGAGAGTTAAAATAAACCCATTACGATTAGAAaagatgctttttaaaacatgtacACCAATAAAAAGAAAGATTAAGTGCATGGCAGGAGGAGTCCAAGGAGAATGTTGTGGATGTCCAGAGAAAACATTTGGAAACCTTGATCCAAGTGTATTTAGATCATTCATCATACTCCTTCCACAAAGAATTTCTAACTAAGCACCTTGAAATAAAACAACCAAAAGcctttaaaataacactgaactaAAGAGCTTTACCCACCCCACTGGGCATGGAGAAACATGTTCCAGCTGATTTCTATCCCTCTGACCCAGCTCTTACACATCTCACACCACTGCTAACACATGGCTATATATACATTTCCTGTCCTTGACTTTCTTTAGTGTTTATTTTCATAGGACTTCTCATTGGTGATAAAAATTTATCTTGATTGCCCCACAACCTTGATTTTAAAACAACTTTGAAGATAAATTGATTCAAGGACGAAATGTCTGAATCATGGTCTTTAGAAGTACATACTTTAAGATGGCTGAACATTTTCTTATACAGTGTTTATGCTATTTCACACCAGTGtagttattttttagttttactgTCTGTGCtaggagaaaacaaaaatatatcagATAATCAGGTTAGTCAGGTGAGAAAAATGTTGCTAACTGTTGATAGCGATCAACAGTAAAGCATTGTGTTAGCAACAACAGCATCATAGCTTTGAATCCCAGGGATTGCATTATGTGAGGAAAATTGACCTTGAATATAAGTTAAACTGTTTAATATCAGTATTGTAAGAAAGAACATATACATTTGTACTTGGTACTCCGTATACTTTCAGGTTGACAATACAGGCAAAGTTTGCTTCCATAACTAGCAAACTTGACTGACCATATTGGaaagaaaatatccaaaaatacaCATCTACTTGCTTTTGTATAGTTTTATTACAATACATAACCTTAAAGTTTTTTTCTCTCCTGCAGAAATCTCCATTTCAATAGCACTTAAATACACCAAAAGTTTTATTTCTATCTGtaggtttttacagaggggttTGTTAGTATATTATTTgtcttatttaagaaaaattgtAATACAAAACAGCTGTCCTAATGTAATTTGACTTATCAAACTGGGAAAGTATGTTGATATCTATTAGTTCAAAATTTTACCCTACATGTGGTGTCAAGACCCATTGCTTTTTGCACTTGTTACTCCTGGACTACCATGGTGCATTCATCTGAATGCTGTTTGTGAGATTTAGTTCTGAAAGAAGTACATTTAACACCATCTTTGTGCTAGTGGATAACAAACACCTGGGATACAACCTGTCAAACCACATACTATAACTGTGAGGACTGGAGTGCTTCAGCGTTGCTCTTTCTGCCTCTTGAAAATGAACCCATCTTTTCTTGGAAATAGGAGCGGCT
This genomic interval carries:
- the ctrb.3 gene encoding serine protease, with product MSFLWLLSCVAFVSAAYGCGIPSIPPVVSGYARIVNGEEAVPHSWPWQVSLQDFTGFHFCGGSLINENWVVTAAHCSVRTSHRVILGEHNKGSGNTQEDTQTMKVSKVFTHPQWNSNTIENDIALIKLTAPVSLNAHVSPVCLAETSDEFAPGMTCVTSGWGVTRYNALFTPNELQQVALPLLSNEDCKNYWGSNIHDTMICAGAAGASSCMGDSGGPLVCQKSDVWTLVGIVSWGSSRCDTSIPGVYARVTELRSWVDEILASN